A region from the Rosa rugosa chromosome 6, drRosRugo1.1, whole genome shotgun sequence genome encodes:
- the LOC133716327 gene encoding uncharacterized protein LOC133716327 has protein sequence MKLLPDMMNIRTPLIRQIRLLSFLQTLDVGACSKMCVDKQEIAATMKHATVDNAIVNIPELVDEDHASSDDSKLEDDNNMIIGNFVSNKSKMKYMSSDWNDNIYNIGQAFIGGAVEFRDKLCKFAVEKWFEFNYVKNDRCRVSATCAKKDSDGCEWYVYASSNKASGYFHIIKLVNNHSCVGVVRYQNHKRLGSKVISTIMADKVRSDPLIKPKDIVKHFKHDYGFDIPYHMAYRGKEAANKMLHGSEAFGYSLLPWYINTLKRTNPGSYCILDSLDNRFRRLFISYGACINGFKYCRPMLFLDGTFIKNKYKGMLLGACAKTGNKDVFPFSFAIVDAESKENWRWFLEHLTIILARLPDYCIHDRPQSWYPSSYGSTFKEHIVRLFTQAAYARTLDIFNEKLEEFRKKSRGQGQSFLSNLPPENYAIACFPAKRYGEMSNSLAVSFNNMVKDERCMPLPQLLEGIRVRVMEMFCERKVYSSTWRSVLCPKLEKKLSKRIETGRNWRVSQSTNDIFEVCTEDSTVMMNLVERECSCAWWQFRCFPFPDLDKPNPSSFGDSALQPPKTRKPPGRPWTRRIKSFGEESRPVRCTRCDQLGHHNRRSCNVVI, from the exons ATGAAACTTCTACCCGACATGATGAATATAAGAACTCCACTCATCAGACAAATACGACTTCTGAGCTTCTTACAAACTCTTGATGTTGGAGCTTGTTCCAAGATGTGTGTCGATAAACAGGAAATTGCTGCTACTATGAAACATGCTACTGTGGATAATGCTATTGTGAATATCCCTGAACTTGTTGATGAAGATCATGCTAGTAGTGATGATTCAAAACTTGAGGATGACAACAACATGATAATTGGAAATTTTGTGAGCAACAAGTCTAAAATGAAGTATATGTCTAGTGATTGGAATgacaatatatataatattggTCAAGCTTTCATTGGTGGTGCAGTCGAATTTCGGGATAAGTTGTGCAAGTTTGCAGTTGAAAAGTGGTTTGAGTTTAACTATGTTAAGAATGACAGGTGCCGTGTTAGTGCTACTTGTGCCAAGAAAGATTCCGATGGGTGTGAATGGTACGTTTATGCTTCCTCAAACAAGGCTAGTGGTTATTTCCATATAATAAAGTTGGTGAATAATCATTCTTGTGTTGGTGTTGTCCGGTATCAAAATCATAAGAGGCTAGGATCCAAAGTTATTTCCACTATTATGGCTGATAAAGTGAGATCCGATCCTTTGATTAAGCCCAAGGATATTGTCAAGCATTTCAAGCATGATTATGGGTTTGATATTCCTTATCACATGGCATATAGGGGCAAGGAGGCTGCTAATAAGATGTTACATGGTAGTGAAGCATTTGGGTATTCTCTATTGCCTTGGTATATTAATACATTAAAGAGAACTAACCCCGGTTCATACTGCATCCTCGACTCTCTTGATAATCGTTTTCGTCGATTGTTTATATCTTATGGGGCTTGCATAAACGGCTTCAAATATTGTCGACCTATGTTGTTCCTTGATGGGACTTTTATTAAAAACAAGTATAAGGGGATGCTATTGGGTGCTTGTGCTAAAACAGGGAACAAAG atgtTTTCCCATTTTCCTTTGCCATTGTTGATGCTGAAAGTAAAGAGAATTGGAGGTGGTTCCTTGAACATTTGACAATAATCTTGGCAAGACTACCAGATTATTGTATTCATGACAGACCGCAGAGCTG GTATCCAAGTTCCTATGGTTCTACTTTTAAGGAACACATTGTGAGATTGTTTACACAAGCTGCATATGCTAGGACTTTAGATATCTTCAATGAAAAGTTGGAAGAATTTAGGAAGAAAAGTCGTGGGCAAGGTCAGTCCTTTCTTTCTAACTTGCCACCCGAAAACTATGCTATTGCTTGCTTCCCTGCTAAAAGATATGGCGAAATGAGTAATTCTTTGGCAGTGAGCTTCAACAACATGGTCAAGGATGAGAGATGCATGCCGCTGCCTCAGTTGCTTGAAGGCATTCGTGTGAGAGTTATGGAGATGTTTTGTGAAAGGAAGGTTTATTCTTCTACTTGGAGGAGTGTGCTATGTCCTAAGCTTGAGAAAAAGTTGTCGAAAAGGATAGAAACAGGGAGAAATTGGAGAGTTAGCCAgtctactaatgatatttttgaagtTTGTACAGAGGATAGCACCGTCATGATGAACTTGGTTGAGAGGGAGTGTTCTTGTGCTTGGTGGCAGTTTAGGTGCTTTCCAT TCCCGGATCTTGATAAGCCCAATcctagtagttttggtgattcagCTTTGCAGCCTCCCAAGACTCGAAAACCTCCCGGAAGACCATGGACAAGGAGGATCAAGTCGTTTGGGGAAGAGTCCAGACCAGTGAGATGCACAAGGTGTGATCAACTTGGCCACCACAACCGCAGGTCATGCAATGTGGTTATCTGA
- the LOC133714209 gene encoding uncharacterized protein LOC133714209 has translation MHNSNQDMQDRRSNSGMEDSPGITIEFLRARLLSERSVSRSARQRANELEKMVEELEEQLKIVSLQRKMAEKATADVLAILEDQGASDISEEFDSSSDQETHQESEMGNNSRKEDESFLISKARRNEHEEHLGSDLDSSSIPGRSLSWKGRIDSPRSREKYKEPSMRRRSTFSAIGSSSSRHNLGKSCRQIKHRESRSVVERSKVEQVKFDDSEENGVAASSEGLPNCSYSDPEKLGEGSESQKEKVLLKDARTGSKEHQGNGDLDFNGHGRNKDMEKALEFQAQLIGQNEEMEKAQREWEEKFRENNTSTPDSCDPGNHSDITEERDEMKASFPAEIAASQAQEAKSEARDACLFEEKTKTQPNGFLPPSDVEMGGMQDPLNRSSVASASPVQEFAFPTAYEKQTQESLENNSHQPSPGSHHDPLLLGSSHNRSSVASSSDEDSSLRNASGSRNDLYALVPHDSQDRLGGVLDALKKAKLSLQQKMTRLPLLDGTSVQESIEPSIPAITTGSRLDIPVGCAGLFRLPTDFAVEEAATKNSYLGLGSSLSSARYFPDKGMAAAPTDQFVRSTYIETRPPFSNHVGDRFIASPYVENRQTFSTGAGDRVVASPYVETRRALSSNVAGQFITNPSIETRPPFSNNVGDRFVTSHYVDTRPTFSTNAGDRYVASPYLDIRPTFSSDVAGRFVTNHKIETRPNFPMNVADQFVTSASGETDFSADNRFLGGHYAESWSRGSTPIPHFDPYLDMSQPSSRYTNSTTYQNYPPFSDPTPWTTSDEVLTRPFPRRPAGVPAVHLSSYDDPGRPNMYR, from the exons ATGCATAATTCCAATCAGGACATGCAAGATCGGAG GAGTAATTCAGGCATGGAGGATTCTCCTGGGATTACCATTGAATTTCTTCGGGCACGTTTACTGTCCGAAAGGTCTGTCTCTAGAAGCGCAAGACAAAGAGCTAATGAGCTGGAAAAAATG GTAGAAGAACTGGAGGAACAGCTTAAAATTGTTTCTCTTCAAAGAAAAATGGCTGAGAAAGCCACAGCAGATGTTCTTGCCATTTTGGAGGACCAGGGGGCAAGTGACATTTCTGAGGAATTTGATTCAAGCTCTGATCAGGAAACCCACCAAGAATCTGAAATGGGTAATAACTCGAGAAAGGAAGACGagagctttttaatttcaaaggCGAGAAGAAATGAGCACGAGGAACATTTAGGTTCTGACCTTGATTCTTCTTCAATACCTGGTAGAAGCTTGTCTTGGAAAGGCCGCATTGATTCTCCGCGTTCTCGTGAAAAGTATAAGGAACCATCCATGAGAAGACGTAGCACTTTTTCAGCCATTGGTTCATCTTCTTCAAGACATAACCTTGGAAAATCTTGCCGCCAGATAAAACACCGAGAATCAAG GTCAGTAGTTGAGCGCTCCAAAGTTGAGCAGGTGAAGTTTGATGATTCTGAAGAAAATGGAGTTGCTGCTTCTTCAGAAGGTCTTCCAAATTGCTCATACAGTGACCCTGAGAAATTGGGAGAAGGTTCTGAATCCCAGAAAGAGAAAGTTTTATTGAAGGATGCACGCACAGGGAGCAAAGAACATCAAGGGAATGGTGACCTTGATTTTAATGGGCATGGAAGAAACAAAGACATGGAAAAAGCACTTGAATTTCAGGCACAACTTATTGGccaaaatgaagagatggaAAAGGCTCAAAGAGAATGGGAAGAGAAGTTCAGAGAAAATAACACCAGTACACCG GATTCGTGTGACCCTGGGAACCATTCAGATATCACTGAGGAAAGAGATGAGATGAAGGCTTCATTTCCTGCTGAGATTGCTGCTTCCCAAGCTCAGGAGGCAAAGTCAGAGGCAAGAGATGCTTGCCTATTTGAGGAAAAGACCAAAACGCAGCCAAATGGTTTTCTACCACCTTCAGATGTAGAGATGGGAGGAATGCAGGATCCGCTGAATAGAAGCAGTGTTGCTTCTGCCTCACCAGTTCAAGAATTTGCATTCCCCACGGCATATGAAAAGCAAACTCAAGAGAGCCTAGAAAACAATTCTCATCAACCTTCACCTGGCTCCCATCATGACCCACTTTTGCTTGGATCATCCCACAACAGGTCATCAGTTGCCTCTTCTTCCGATGAAGACAGTAGTTTACGTAATGCTTCAGGGAGCAGAAATGACCTGTATGCATTGGTGCCTCACGACTCACAGGATCGGTTGGGTGGTGTACTGGATGCACTTAAAAAAGCAAAGCTATCACTTCAGCAAAAAATGACTAGATTGCCTCTACTAGATGGTACATCTGTTCAGGAATCTATTGAACCGTCTATTCCTGCTATAACAACTGGAAGCAGATTGGATATTCCTGTTGGGTGTGCTGGGCTTTTCAGATTACCAACTGATTTTGCAGTTGAAGAAGCTGCGACTAAAAATAGCTACCTTGGTTTGGGATCTTCCTTATCATCGGCAAGATATTTTCCTGATAAGGGGATGGCAGCAGCTCCCACCGATCAATTTGTCAGAAGCACTTATATTGAGACTAGACCACCCTTTTCTAATCATGTTGGTGATCGATTCATCGCAAGCCCTTATGTTGAGAATAGACAAACCTTTTCTACTGGTGCTGGGGATCGAGTTGTTGCCAGTCCTTATGTGGAGACTAGAAGAGCTCTCTCTTCTAATGTTGCAGGTCAATTCATCACCAATCCCAGTATTGAGACTAGACCGCCCTTTTCTAACAATGTTGGTGATAGATTCGTCACAAGCCATTATGTTGATACTAGACCAACCTTTTCTACCAATGCTGGTGATCGATATGTCGCAAGTCCTTACCTTGATATCAGACCAACTTTTTCTTCTGATGTTGCTGGTCGATTTGTCACCAATCATAAAATCGAGACCAGACCAAATTTTCCCATGAATGTTGCTGATCAATTTGTTACTAGCGCCTCCGGTGAGACTGATTTTTCTGCTGATAATAGATTTCTTGGTGGTCACTATGCAGAATCTTGGTCAAGAGGTTCTACGCCGATTCCACATTTTGATCCCTACTTAGATATGAGCCAACCGTCATCCAGATATACCAATTCCACCACCTATCAGAACTACCCTCCTTTTTCAGACCCGACACCCTGGACAACATCTGATGAAGTATTAACAAGACCCTTTCCACGAAGGCCTGCTGGGGTACCCGCAGTTCATTTGTCATCGTATGATGATCCTGGCAGACCTAATATGTACAGATAA
- the LOC133715774 gene encoding zinc finger protein BRUTUS-like isoform X2, with translation MIVPAEKLLQEVIFTWMEGKDNCAGMTADRKDDTSCAYEFNGVYPIDDTLLWHHAIETELNETLAEEKKKSISGDVINYDLLAFYDRLQFIAEICMFHSIAEETVLYPAVYGEISIFHEHRNEVNLTNEFRCLLGSLKSASTIPSTAAEFHSKICSRADQIMKTLKVHFHDEEVEVLPLVRKHLSIKRQQEVLHQSLCVMPLKLIERVLPWLVKSLTANEAQNFVNNMQLAAPASDIALVQLFCGWASKASNDCLCSSSSLHINSMSPSHSVCEKFNSCSTTGTPAQPIDVVFKVHKAILRHLEYLDIESERLSNCDEIFLQQFIESFCLLWGLYRAHSNAEDFVLYPAMESRDALQNVSHSYTLDNKQEEDAFENISGVLLELSHLHRGTRAGAPISECVGKYYELANKLRIMFMSLRMMVDEHMYREELELWPLFGAHFSVEEQNKMIGFILGTTGAEVLQSMLPWVTSALTEDEQSKMMDTFKNVTKNTMFKEWLSECGKGSSLSTLPPKPETSIFIKGTGFEESHHQIDHTFNSHTRNNLKHQMTSYWIAAQQSLTIAIAVDSSNSEQLGGLSPMFRDHEKTVYGCQHYKRNCKLLAACCGKLFTCRFCHDIMSDHPMDRKATSKMMCMSCLNIQPVGSVCSTASCNGFPMAKYYCNICNLFDDDRNVYHCPFCNLCRVGKGLGIDYFHCMSCNCCMGMASVNHKCQEKCLETNCPVCNEFLFTSSSRIKALPCGHCMHLACFKTCTQSNSQYTCPVCSKSSGATMMTSTQSSLLVDGDETMEFYSYDQKTEMASCTDINPEGGFFMRTSFWVNILYQLVLWFEHLNGRLVVPRFLQRLKRGLENGVAGQKAKERCVLCCVVLCGLVLFCVLSTLLILLGFKALGRNKYIQLL, from the exons ATGATAGTACCAGCCGAGAAGCTTCTCCAAGAG GTCATTTTCACCTGGATGGAAGGGAAAGACAATTGTGCTGGCATGACAGCTGATCGAAAAGATGATACAAGTTGTGCATATGAGTTCAATGGGGTGTATCCAATAGATGATACGTTGCTTTGGCATCATGCTATTGAGACAGAGTTGAATGAAACACTTgcggaagagaagaagaagtctATTTCTGGAGATGTTATTAATTATGATTTACTGGCTTTCTATGACAGGCTGCAATTTATTGCTGAAATTTGCATGTTTCACAG TATTGCTGAGGAAACGGTTCTATATCCTGCAGTGTATGGagaaatttcaattttccaTGAGCACAGAAATGAAGTAAATCTAACCAATGAGTTTAGGTGTTTGCTCGGAAGTTTAAAAAGTGCATCAACAATTCCTTCCACAGCTGCTGAATTTCATTCAAAGATATGCTCCCGTGCTGATCAAATAATGAAAACTTTAAAGGTGCATTTCCATGATGAGGAAGTTGAG GTACTTCCACTTGTTCGAAAGCACTTGAGCATTAAAAGACAACAGGAAGTTCTGCATCAGAGTTTGTGTGTGATGCCCTTGAAACTAATTGAGCGTGTCTTGCCATGGCTGGTAAAGTCATTGACTGCAAATGAAGCCCAGAATTTTGTCAATAACATGCAGTTGGCAG CTCCAGCATCAGATATCGCACTGGTGCAGCTCTTTTGTGGTTGGGCTAGCAAGGCTTCTAATGACTGCTTATGCTCATCTAGTTCCTTGCATATCAACTCTATGTCACCATCACATTCAGTTTGTGAAAAATTCAATAGCTGTTCCACCACTGGAACACCTGCACAACCAATAGATGTTGTTTTTAAAGTTCATAAGGCCATACTCCGTCACTTGGAATATCTAGACATTGAATCTGAAAGGCTTAGTAACTGTGATGAAATATTTCTTCAGCAGTTCATTGAAAGTTTCTGTTTGTTATGGGGCTTATATAGAGCTCATAGTAATGCAGAGGATTTTGTATTGTATCCGGCAATGGAATCCAGAGACGCACTTCAAAATGTAAGTCACTCCTACACACTTGATAATAAGCAAGAGGAAGATGCATTTGAAAATATTTCAGGTGTTCTTCTTGAGCTTTCTCACCTTCACAGAGGTACAAGAGCTGGTGCCCCCATAAGTGAATGTGTGGGAAAGTACTATGAGCTGGCAAACAAGCTTCGAATAATGTTCATGTCGCTAAGAATGATGGTAGATGAGCACATGTACCGGGAAGAGCTTGAGCTGTGGCCATTATTTGGAGCACACTTCTCTGTggaggagcaaaacaaaatgaTCGGTTTCATACTGGGGACTACAGGTGCTGAAGTTCTCCAATCTATGTTACCATGGGTTACTTCTGCACTTACTGAGGATGAACAGAGTAAAATGATGGATACCTTCAAGAATGTTACAAAAAATACAATGTTCAAGGAGTGGCTTAGTGAATGCGGGAAAGGAAGCTCACTGTCAACTCTACCGCCTAAACCAGAAACTAGCATTTTCATAAAAG GTACTGGATTTGAAGAAAGCCATCACCAAATTGATCATACTTTCAACTCTCATACGCGGAATAACTTGAAGCATCAAATGACTAG TTACTGGATTGCTGCTCAGCAGAGTTTAACTATAGCAATAGCAGTGGATAGTTCAAATAGTGAACAGTTAGGGGGACTGTCACCAATGTTTCGAGATCATGAGAAAACAGTGTATGGCTGCCAGCATTACAAGAGAAACTGCAAACTCCTAGCTGCTTGCTGCGGCAAACTGTTCACTTGTAGATTTTGCCATGACATTATGAGCGACCACCCAATGGATAG GAAAGCAACATCCAAAATGATGTGTATGAGCTGTCTTAATATTCAGCCAGTTGGGTCAGTATGCTCGACAGCTTCTTGCAATGGATTTCCAATGGCAAAATATTATTGTAATATTTGCAACCTCTTTGATGATGACAG GAATGTCTACCACTGTCCATTTTGCAACTTATGCCGAGTAGGGAAGGGCCTTGGCATTGATTATTTTCACTGCATGTCGTGCAATTGTTGCATGGGGATGGCTTCAGTGAACCACAAGTGCCAGGAGAAATGTCTAGAAACCAACTGCCCTGTCTGCAATGAGTTCTTATTCACATCAAGTTCAAGAATCAAAGCTTTACCATGTGGCCATTGTATGCATTTAGCTTGCTTCAAg ACTTGCACTCAGAGCAACAGTCAATACACTTGTCCAGTTTGCAGCAAATCTTCAGGAGCTACGATG ATGACATCAACTCAATCCTCACTACTTGTGGATGGTGATGAGACCATGGAATTTTATAGCTATGACCAAAAAACTGAAATGGCTTCATGCACTGATATTAATCCTGAAGGGGGATTTTTCATGCGCACGAGCTTCTGG GTAAATATTTTATATCAGCTTGTCTTATGGTTTGAACACCTTAATGGAAGACTAGTTGTACCAAGATTCCTGCAAAGATTAAAAAGGGGATTGGAGAATGGAGTAGCAGGACAGAAGGCTAAAGAGAGGTGTGTGTTGTGTTGTGTGGTGCTCTGCGGTCTGGTGTTGTTTTGTGTCTTAAGTACTCTTCTAATTTTGCTTGGGTTCAAAGCATTAGGAAGAAACAAGTACATTCAACTATTGTAG
- the LOC133715774 gene encoding zinc finger protein BRUTUS-like isoform X1, protein MIVPAEKLLQEVIFTWMEGKDNCAGMTADRKDDTSCAYEFNGVYPIDDTLLWHHAIETELNETLAEEKKKSISGDVINYDLLAFYDRLQFIAEICMFHSIAEETVLYPAVYGEISIFHEHRNEVNLTNEFRCLLGSLKSASTIPSTAAEFHSKICSRADQIMKTLKVHFHDEEVEVLPLVRKHLSIKRQQEVLHQSLCVMPLKLIERVLPWLVKSLTANEAQNFVNNMQLAAPASDIALVQLFCGWASKASNDCLCSSSSLHINSMSPSHSVCEKFNSCSTTGTPAQPIDVVFKVHKAILRHLEYLDIESERLSNCDEIFLQQFIESFCLLWGLYRAHSNAEDFVLYPAMESRDALQNVSHSYTLDNKQEEDAFENISGVLLELSHLHRGTRAGAPISECVGKYYELANKLRIMFMSLRMMVDEHMYREELELWPLFGAHFSVEEQNKMIGFILGTTGAEVLQSMLPWVTSALTEDEQSKMMDTFKNVTKNTMFKEWLSECGKGSSLSTLPPKPETSIFIKGTGFEESHHQIDHTFNSHTRNNLKHQMTSYWIAAQQSLTIAIAVDSSNSEQLGGLSPMFRDHEKTVYGCQHYKRNCKLLAACCGKLFTCRFCHDIMSDHPMDRKATSKMMCMSCLNIQPVGSVCSTASCNGFPMAKYYCNICNLFDDDRNVYHCPFCNLCRVGKGLGIDYFHCMSCNCCMGMASVNHKCQEKCLETNCPVCNEFLFTSSSRIKALPCGHCMHLACFKTCTQSNSQYTCPVCSKSSGATMVIKMTSTQSSLLVDGDETMEFYSYDQKTEMASCTDINPEGGFFMRTSFWVNILYQLVLWFEHLNGRLVVPRFLQRLKRGLENGVAGQKAKERCVLCCVVLCGLVLFCVLSTLLILLGFKALGRNKYIQLL, encoded by the exons ATGATAGTACCAGCCGAGAAGCTTCTCCAAGAG GTCATTTTCACCTGGATGGAAGGGAAAGACAATTGTGCTGGCATGACAGCTGATCGAAAAGATGATACAAGTTGTGCATATGAGTTCAATGGGGTGTATCCAATAGATGATACGTTGCTTTGGCATCATGCTATTGAGACAGAGTTGAATGAAACACTTgcggaagagaagaagaagtctATTTCTGGAGATGTTATTAATTATGATTTACTGGCTTTCTATGACAGGCTGCAATTTATTGCTGAAATTTGCATGTTTCACAG TATTGCTGAGGAAACGGTTCTATATCCTGCAGTGTATGGagaaatttcaattttccaTGAGCACAGAAATGAAGTAAATCTAACCAATGAGTTTAGGTGTTTGCTCGGAAGTTTAAAAAGTGCATCAACAATTCCTTCCACAGCTGCTGAATTTCATTCAAAGATATGCTCCCGTGCTGATCAAATAATGAAAACTTTAAAGGTGCATTTCCATGATGAGGAAGTTGAG GTACTTCCACTTGTTCGAAAGCACTTGAGCATTAAAAGACAACAGGAAGTTCTGCATCAGAGTTTGTGTGTGATGCCCTTGAAACTAATTGAGCGTGTCTTGCCATGGCTGGTAAAGTCATTGACTGCAAATGAAGCCCAGAATTTTGTCAATAACATGCAGTTGGCAG CTCCAGCATCAGATATCGCACTGGTGCAGCTCTTTTGTGGTTGGGCTAGCAAGGCTTCTAATGACTGCTTATGCTCATCTAGTTCCTTGCATATCAACTCTATGTCACCATCACATTCAGTTTGTGAAAAATTCAATAGCTGTTCCACCACTGGAACACCTGCACAACCAATAGATGTTGTTTTTAAAGTTCATAAGGCCATACTCCGTCACTTGGAATATCTAGACATTGAATCTGAAAGGCTTAGTAACTGTGATGAAATATTTCTTCAGCAGTTCATTGAAAGTTTCTGTTTGTTATGGGGCTTATATAGAGCTCATAGTAATGCAGAGGATTTTGTATTGTATCCGGCAATGGAATCCAGAGACGCACTTCAAAATGTAAGTCACTCCTACACACTTGATAATAAGCAAGAGGAAGATGCATTTGAAAATATTTCAGGTGTTCTTCTTGAGCTTTCTCACCTTCACAGAGGTACAAGAGCTGGTGCCCCCATAAGTGAATGTGTGGGAAAGTACTATGAGCTGGCAAACAAGCTTCGAATAATGTTCATGTCGCTAAGAATGATGGTAGATGAGCACATGTACCGGGAAGAGCTTGAGCTGTGGCCATTATTTGGAGCACACTTCTCTGTggaggagcaaaacaaaatgaTCGGTTTCATACTGGGGACTACAGGTGCTGAAGTTCTCCAATCTATGTTACCATGGGTTACTTCTGCACTTACTGAGGATGAACAGAGTAAAATGATGGATACCTTCAAGAATGTTACAAAAAATACAATGTTCAAGGAGTGGCTTAGTGAATGCGGGAAAGGAAGCTCACTGTCAACTCTACCGCCTAAACCAGAAACTAGCATTTTCATAAAAG GTACTGGATTTGAAGAAAGCCATCACCAAATTGATCATACTTTCAACTCTCATACGCGGAATAACTTGAAGCATCAAATGACTAG TTACTGGATTGCTGCTCAGCAGAGTTTAACTATAGCAATAGCAGTGGATAGTTCAAATAGTGAACAGTTAGGGGGACTGTCACCAATGTTTCGAGATCATGAGAAAACAGTGTATGGCTGCCAGCATTACAAGAGAAACTGCAAACTCCTAGCTGCTTGCTGCGGCAAACTGTTCACTTGTAGATTTTGCCATGACATTATGAGCGACCACCCAATGGATAG GAAAGCAACATCCAAAATGATGTGTATGAGCTGTCTTAATATTCAGCCAGTTGGGTCAGTATGCTCGACAGCTTCTTGCAATGGATTTCCAATGGCAAAATATTATTGTAATATTTGCAACCTCTTTGATGATGACAG GAATGTCTACCACTGTCCATTTTGCAACTTATGCCGAGTAGGGAAGGGCCTTGGCATTGATTATTTTCACTGCATGTCGTGCAATTGTTGCATGGGGATGGCTTCAGTGAACCACAAGTGCCAGGAGAAATGTCTAGAAACCAACTGCCCTGTCTGCAATGAGTTCTTATTCACATCAAGTTCAAGAATCAAAGCTTTACCATGTGGCCATTGTATGCATTTAGCTTGCTTCAAg ACTTGCACTCAGAGCAACAGTCAATACACTTGTCCAGTTTGCAGCAAATCTTCAGGAGCTACGATGGTAATAAAA ATGACATCAACTCAATCCTCACTACTTGTGGATGGTGATGAGACCATGGAATTTTATAGCTATGACCAAAAAACTGAAATGGCTTCATGCACTGATATTAATCCTGAAGGGGGATTTTTCATGCGCACGAGCTTCTGG GTAAATATTTTATATCAGCTTGTCTTATGGTTTGAACACCTTAATGGAAGACTAGTTGTACCAAGATTCCTGCAAAGATTAAAAAGGGGATTGGAGAATGGAGTAGCAGGACAGAAGGCTAAAGAGAGGTGTGTGTTGTGTTGTGTGGTGCTCTGCGGTCTGGTGTTGTTTTGTGTCTTAAGTACTCTTCTAATTTTGCTTGGGTTCAAAGCATTAGGAAGAAACAAGTACATTCAACTATTGTAG
- the LOC133716328 gene encoding uncharacterized protein LOC133716328, with the protein MFILLRLTPAVAGTPALNASGLSLATIEPLNGCNFKKWKESIELYLGLQGIDWCLTEPEPLIDDTSSDLVIVKHREWVRANKMTKLILKQTMTVVVRGSIADKDTATEFMAAIALKFRENEKAEISLLLDMLMGINYDSSKSVREHIMKIIDITTRLGDLEIPLPVEFIVHQSLRTLPAFFGQLKTTYFTQKDKWDLNELIAICVQEEDRIKRDGPLVVNLISKSKWKGKGKAVASSAVNSGEGTSGTKPYKLGPKKSVNSKGKKPGVFKCFFCKKEGHMKKNCQGFKDWMAKKGLSKQESSKEK; encoded by the exons ATGTTTATCTTGCTCCGATTAACTCCAGCAGTAGCAGGAACACCGG CTTTGAACGCCTCAGGATTGTCCCTTGCAACCATTGAACCTCTCAATGGTTGTAACTTTAAGAAGTGGAAGGAATCCATAGAGCTTTACCTTGGCCTTCAGGGAATTGATTGGTGTCTAACTGAGCCCGAACCGCTGATAGATGACACTAGCTCTGACCTAGTGATTGTGAAACATAGAGAATGGGTTAGAGCCAACAAGATGACCAAGCTTATTCTTAAGCAAACCATGACTGTTGTGGTTAGGGGGAGTATTGCTGACAAAGACACAGCCACTGAGTTTATGGCTGCTATTGCTTTGAAGTTTCGAGAGAATGAGAAGGCAGAGATTTCTCTTCTGCTGGATATGTTGATGGGGATCAATTATGATTCCTCTAAGAGTGTCCGTGAGCATATCATGAAGATCATTGACATCACCACTAGGCTTGGAGATCTTGAGATACCCCTGCCTGTTGAATTTATAGTGCATCAGTCCCTAAGAACCCTGCCTGCCTTTTTTGGTCAGTTGAAGACCACTTATTTTACACAGAAGGATAAGTGGGATTTGAATGAGCTAATAGCGATATGTGTGCAAGAGGAAGATAGGATCAAGAGGGATGGACCACTTGTTGTGAATCTGATCTCAAAGTCGAAATGGAAGGGAAAAGGCAAAGCTGTTGCCTCTAGTGCAGTTAATTCTGGAGAAGGTACCAGTGGGACCAAGCCTTACAAACTTGGCCCCAAGAAATCTGTGAACAGCAAGGGTAAGAAACCGGGAGTCTTCAAATGCTTCTTTTGTAAAAAGGAAGGTCATATGAAGAAAAATTGCCAGGGATTCAAGGATTGGATGGCAAAGAAGG GGCTTTCTAAGCAAGAGAGCTCCAAGGAAAAATAA